Below is a window of Vicinamibacterales bacterium DNA.
GCGCGCATACGTTCGGCATCGACATTTCGAGGCCGACGGTCGTCGCGGCCGGGGCGGCGTTCGAGGCTTGCGCCGACGGCGGAACGTCCCTTCTCGCGTCGGTCGCCGACGTTCGCGATCTGCCGTTCGCCGAGGCGTGCTTCGACGCCGTCTACTCGATGGGCACCATCGAGCATTTCGACGAGACGGAACGCGCCGTCGCGGAGATCGCACGCGTGCTCAAACCGGGCGGCCGCGCGATCGTCGGCGTGCCGAATCGACGTGATCCGTTTCTCAGGCCGCTGTTCGCGGCGCTGCTGCAGGCCCTGGGCCTCTACGGGTACGGCTACGAGAAGTCGTACTCACGCCGCGCGCTGCGGCGCATGCTCGAGGATGCCGGGCTGGAGGTCGTGGCTGAAACGGCGATTCTGTTCGTGCCGGGCTGGCTGAGGATGGC
It encodes the following:
- a CDS encoding methyltransferase domain-containing protein, yielding MIKAARYREFWARVGERFPDLDGAVSTRYYAENERRLFTEHFPALDGLTILKTDLWDEAKNTRILAWAGRRGAHTFGIDISRPTVVAAGAAFEACADGGTSLLASVADVRDLPFAEACFDAVYSMGTIEHFDETERAVAEIARVLKPGGRAIVGVPNRRDPFLRPLFAALLQALGLYGYGYEKSYSRRALRRMLEDAGLEVVAETAILFVPGWLRMAELACHAWCRPLAPVMGALVRPFVFLDRHVPAVRRHGYLLATVATKRLR